From Streptomyces qinzhouensis, one genomic window encodes:
- a CDS encoding DUF1918 domain-containing protein translates to MRANVGDKLLVHGRTVGHHDRVAEVVEVLGENGGPPFRVRFDDDGHETVMSPGPDTVVRPHEPAA, encoded by the coding sequence ATGCGTGCGAACGTGGGCGACAAGCTGCTGGTGCACGGCAGGACCGTAGGGCACCACGACCGGGTCGCGGAGGTCGTCGAGGTGCTCGGCGAGAACGGCGGCCCGCCCTTCCGCGTACGGTTCGACGACGACGGCCACGAGACCGTGATGTCCCCCGGACCCGACACGGTCGTCCGGCCCCACGAACCCGCCGCCTGA